A window of Cyprinus carpio isolate SPL01 chromosome A6, ASM1834038v1, whole genome shotgun sequence genomic DNA:
gtgtgtgtgtgtgtcactgtgtgtctgtgtgtgagagtgtgtgtgtgtgtgagagagagtgtgagtgtgtgagagagagtgtgtgtgtgtgtgtgtgtgtgtgagagtgtgtgtgtgtgtgtgagagtgtgtgtgtgagactgtgtgtgcgtgtctctgtgtgtgtgtgagagagagagagagacagtgtgtgtgtgtgtgtgtgagtgtaataAATCACTGAATGTGACTGAAATGCTTCGAGTTATATCTGGTTTAATGCTGATCTGCTGTAACATCTGAACTGTTATCTGGTGAACAGTATGAGGTCAGGTCTGTGAATCTCTGAATTGTTGTTTCTTTCTGAATCTTCATCACTCAAACAGCGGATCCTGAAGCTGCTCTCGGATGGCTTCCGTGGAAAcgacacacactttcacacagacGCTCTAGAACTAGAACCTCATTTAACCCGAATGaatctgacaaacacaaacacgcgTCAGTTCAGACGGaaaacatccaaacacacactgacCAGTGCAGGACTCCACTAGTGCAGCTTGGATCACAAACGAGTTCACAGGAAACTAAAACACTTTTCAAACACAGAACACTTAACTTGAGTTACACAGAGATGCTCATGAGCCATCACCGGCCGTTATGAAGCATCCAGCTGACCCCTGAGCTCGTCCAGCTGCGTCTGCAGGTGTGTGACGTCGCTGCGCAGCTGCCGGTGTCCAGACTGAGCTTTCTTCAGCTGACTGCGCAGCCGCTTCAGGATGGCCTCACATCTGCGCTCCTGAATCTGAGTTAGAAACGTGAAGACCTCAGTGTCTCTGCAGGTGTGATCAAGGAGGattcgtcatcatttactcatctggAAGTCATCTGTTGTTACTCAAGAGTTGCCTTTGACTTCTACAGTATTTTTTGCATACTGTGTCGGTCGATGGCTACCATCAAATATTCGGAGACttgctttcttcaaaatatcttcttttgtgttcagcagaagaaacaaactcatacaggtttggaacgacttcaagacgagtaaatgatgagaggatttgcatttttgggtgaactatccctttaataccttTTCGAGGCCAAGCAaagaaaatgtaatgaataaactGAATGAACACAACAGATCAATATGTACTTCCTCAgtattttagtcttgttttccagaGCAAATGACGGAAGACTGAGCGATCCGCTCGCTTTACCTCGATCTCTCTCCTCAGCTGCGTCTGCGTCTGCTGTTCGTTCTCCAGATGAGCTTTTCTCTCCGTCACAGTCTGTCTGGCTGCACGGATGCTCGCCTGAAGAAGCTTGATCTCCTTCTGTAAGGATCAGAACACACATGAGCCTGCGACGCGGTCACCGTGACGAGTCTCTCAGCAGCGAGAGCGAGACCTGCGTCTGACGGACAGCGCTGGCGTCTGGTCTCTGGAGGTCCGTCTTCAGCTCGTCCAGTGTGTGTCTCAGTGCAGACGCCTCCCGCTGCTTCTGCTGGAGCTCCTGATGGAGCTGCGCTCGACTGTCCTGCAGACACACGGCCGTCCTGTAGTCGCTCATGCGGCCGCGGTGCGAGCCGAACTCCGTCTGCTGTGAGCCGCGGCGCTCCGTCTGCTCCTCGGTGCAGTGTCTGAGCTCCAGGTTCTCCAGCAGGACGCTGTGGATCTGTGCGTCCAGACGGAGGACGCCGCGCTGGAGCTGCTCCACGTCACACTGGAGAGCAGTGAGCATCTTCTCCTTCAGCTTCACCTGAGAGCACACAGCCTCACAGCTCCGGTCCAGCTGCAGAAGAGATGCCTGATGGGACACAAACACCTCAGCATCCACAACACCTGGCTCAGGTGGAAGGATAAAATCAGACAGAATTATCAGATAGTCAAAATTATGGCTTTAAATGTCAAAGTTATGACTTTAAACATCTAAATGATGACCGAAAAGTAAAAATGATGgcatgaaaatcatttaaaaaaaagttacaattatgccttaagtcaaaattatgacagaggcaaaaaaaataaaaaaaataataataatctcataattaaaaaaataaataaaaaaattatctcataatttatctcataacattttatgtaaattttggtttagtatgtcataatctcaactttttatctcaacaATATGCACACAATTATCTTATAGTATGCCATCATTTCAACGCTTTATGTCAATTTCAGCTTGGTATGTCAATTTTGACTTTCAAAgtcataatttcagctttttatctcataattaagactttatagcccggtttcacagacagggcttagacaaGCCAGGATTTGGCCGTCGTTTAATTATAGCATTTTCATAAACAtcactggtgtgcatcttgagacaaaac
This region includes:
- the LOC109059891 gene encoding coiled-coil domain-containing protein 122; its protein translation is MEDHRTEMSEDRVPDPLITSSQTGLLFRQKEFPLNDALQELLQQGATRARQLRDAQREHDALQASLLQLDRSCEAVCSQVKLKEKMLTALQCDVEQLQRGVLRLDAQIHSVLLENLELRHCTEEQTERRGSQQTEFGSHRGRMSDYRTAVCLQDSRAQLHQELQQKQREASALRHTLDELKTDLQRPDASAVRQTQKEIKLLQASIRAARQTVTERKAHLENEQQTQTQLRREIEIQERRCEAILKRLRSQLKKAQSGHRQLRSDVTHLQTQLDELRGQLDAS